The DNA segment tatgtacttttttattaatacttGGCATAAATACTAATGCTAGTAGAACTGAGCTGAGTTTTTccatctgaaacaaaaaagcatGCATGAAACTTTACATATATTTATGGAATGGAAATTGTGCTCTCTATTAAACTCTGTATTGTACAGTCACAACTTGAGTGAAATTAGCTGATTCCTTCATTACTTGTGATTCTGTAGCTTTTACATTTCCCTGTGAGTACCTCATCTTCTAAAGACACACTTACCTGTCCACCATGTTCTTCTGTTTCAATATCACATTAACTTCGATGGCTGTTCCCGGACCTTGAGGCTTCTGGCCGTTCAGCAGCTCAACCTCCAGCTGCTCCAAGCTCTAAACAGAATAATGTTGCATTGTCTTATTGTAAGAAGACAATCAGAGTTGAGAAAGCTGCTCCATACTTTTCCCGTTTTTGCAAACGCCTCTCCGATCTTTCGATTGCGCCCCCCGTAGCAGGTGGTGATGAGGTCAGCGACGCCGCAGCTCTCCAGGAAGATGGCAGGCTTGACGGGGCAGTTTGAGCAGAAGACCTTTGCGAAGGCGATCATCTCCATCAGGCCCAGGCGGATCACTGCAGCTTTGGTGTTGTCGCCAAACCCGAGGCCGTCACAGAAACCCGCTCCTACTGCCACGATGTTCTGggagaatttaaaaaagatttctcTCCAATGCATCTTTTATGCATCCATCAAATGAAACAATGTATTTTGCCACAGGATTAACCTTGAGTGCACCACAGATCTCCACCACATCAGCCTCTTCCACCACAGTCACACGGAAGTTGTTGGTCTGCATCAGCTCCTTCAGCAGTGGTCCGTATTCTTTGTCTTTGCACCCTGAAATAACACAGACAATGTAAGAGATGCAGCATTAGGTTTCAGCAAATTTCTTTATTCAGAACCatatcaaaatgacaaaatatttgaataatcaTGTGCCagggtaataaaaaaaatatgtaatgataCAGGAGCAAATCATGTTGCTTTGTGGAATTGCTGAATTTTAACATGCACAAgattttttgttacaaaataataaatgcattatttattatacatttaCAATACTAGTTAAGTTAACCAAAGTGCTTTTACAGTGGGTGatataagaaaaaacatataaaacacaagaaatagTACAATGGgtgtaacaaaaatgtaaacgtCTTGATTCAGgctgtttgaaataataaaatcagtacCAATAGTTGTTTCACAGAACTTCTCATCAGCAACTTCATTAGCAAGGTTTGCACCCATGAGGACTGTCATGGTGATGCCGAGTTTCTCTCGGATGACCTCAGAGATGAGCTTCAGGCCCTCTGGGCCTGCATCTACACCCTGAAGCAAAAAAATCATCAGGCAAACAAAATGGAGAGGAAGCCTGAATCTTTACTGTGTTTACTCAGAAAATGCCTAGAGAgttaaagtgataaaaaatatatatgttacaCTTCTTGACCTAGATGTGTGAGTTTTAGGGACAATTATTGGCAAGTAACgaacaaataaaattcttcatAAAAGGCATCTTAATATCTGGTATTACTTGGCttaaatttaaaagaacaatCTCTTCATAATCTCTGTGTCATTCAGAATTGAAGCAGAAATAGGCGCACCGAGCCTTAAGAGTTCCCGTatgtgaaaactttttttgcTCTCAAAGGTTTGACAGACCTTGATGAGAGACATTCCAATAGAATCCTTTTTAATGTGATCTTTGATGGTATCACACACTCTTCCAATGAACTGGTGAGGAACCACAAAAATCAGGATATCGGCTCCTTTCACAGTTTCAGCCAAGTCTGGAACGGCCACCTGGTAAAGGAGAGAGAGGGAATTTCAGCTGTACAGCACAGCCAAATGTTGAAATCCCTTTGACTAGCCCCCCCATCATTAGCCAGTCGGCTGTCATGCTCACCACATTATGAGGCAGCTTATGACCAGGGAGGTACTTCACATTTTCATGGTCCGTGTTGATGATTTCTGAAAGCTTTCGGCCGTTCACCACCTCCTCAAACACCCACATATTCACTGTGGAGTCAAACTTGTCATATTTGGCCGTGTTGGCTCCAACGATCTTGGCAATGGCAGAGCCCCTATTGACACGAAAAGACACTGTTATCATCTTGATGATGgaattttattgcttttatataCATAAACTGTCAATAATTATTATATGAGGAgtacaaataaaagacaaatagcTCACTTTGATTCAGTAAATTACTTCAAATGGTTTATTTGTAGTGAGGAGATTTTATACTGTTATATTTAGGAGTTTAAACAGTTCCAAATTGAAAATTTGctttcaaaaccaaaatataCACCCATCCgtctattttttaaatctatctATATTTACAGGATCAGATGCCAGCTTCAGCAGTCAGTGCAAAAATTACAAaggacattttttgttaattgtacCAACATTTCCATCGActctaaaatgtaattttagcgttcatcatgtttaatttatgcACATTTCTGTTAATCCAAAACTGATACTTTTACAGTATATCTCTGGGTACATTCACAaacttttctgttatttaaaacCCTTTAATTGTCATCAGTACACCAGTGTCCTCACAGACTTATTGACTTACATCTAATATGTTTTTAGGGTGAAAGTTCAATGACAAAAATTTTCCCTATTTTTACAGAACATCTCATAAACATtgacaaagcagaaaatacagaaagaaaaattgctAAAAGTCTTAGCAGAAACTTCCTTTACATTTCTACGgtacatttactcatttttaatggatttttaaaCGTTATTTTCAGTtaacctaactaacctaaaGTGATGTTGCGGTAGAAAGCAGGCGTACTCAGAAGAATCCATGcatgcacatggagaacatgcacaCTCCATGCAGAAAACCCCCAGGTCAAGATTCAAATCCAGAACCATCTTtctgcaaggcagcagtgctaccaaATGCTCCATAATGCAGACCAgcaaataactcaaaatgtaatacatttaaatcaaaatttccaAAGTTAACcaacaatataaaatacataGTATCAATAAAAAGTGAATTCTCACTTCAGACCTTGGTCAAACtacacatgcatgttttttctgCGTCATGTCACGTGTTTCTTCTCTGTGGAAGCGGGTTGTTActgtttgctttaattaaagCCCATAGAGTAGACTTTGCTCTTCTGAAACAAAATGAGTCCCTAACTGGCTTTTTCCCCTTTCACTTTCACAGTGAACTGATAGGAAACGAAACTTGgttgtcttttcatttttaaaaaattgaaaacagtgtaaatgtaaacatatgTTTACATTAGACAACATAAAGTACATTTTGGTGAGGTCaagagagagggaaaacattacaaaaagcCTCTTTAATAAacagatttgcattttttttaatgttcctATTCAAATAAGAAATTACACCTACAACTACTTATTTCCTCTTCAAGCCATCGAACAACACTTACATGAAGAACTGCCCAAGATACAACAGATAAATTCAGAATTTACTACTAAACTTGCCACTTTAGTTTCatgtgttgaaataaaaaactaagtaaatttaatttaaaagctttaaatgtttttttttttctttcagaaaatgagCTGAGAGTCTTGAGGTAATTATTGATGAATGATaacattttcacttcaaatgggttcccattttaaaaagtctacTATAATTATACGTCATAATTAGGCATCCTTGAAGTGGACACAGAAAAACTActaattatgaaaaataactgttttatatactaaaatatctaaattatcttaataatttaaatgctaTAGATATTTGAGGTTTGGCTTAGAGAGCCTGGgtgagaataataataataataataataataataataataataataataataataataataataataaagaagttctaaaaaatttaatatctaTACAGTCATTCAACCTTCAACTGTAATGAAGAAGTAGCTCCAGAGTTGCATCCAGCTCTGACTAAATGTCACACAGGCTGAGGGACATCACCAGCACTAGACCGCTGATTCAGCATGCTCTGCAGACTAATAAAGTGGcttctttaataaatattttatagttgGGGAGTCTTTGACTCAGCAGCAGTCCAGTCTGCAGCCTTGAAAAAAGGCAGGCAGGTTTATGAACTTCATTAATGATTTATCAGCTCTTAAAGTTGCACAAGTTCTCCCACTTTTTAGTGTGTCCACCAGAAGTTTCACTGTGTCCTGAAACAGCAGCCACCACCTGCAGTTTGCCACGTTTAAGCTTAACATTTTGCACTAAAGCAACACTGAACACTCCCACTCACCAGTTACCGGAGCCGATCACACAGACTTTCTTTGGTGCTGCCATCGTGTGCCAAGGGTTCCCACAGAGAgagacctgcagctgctgctgtgaggACGGACTGAGCTCCGGAGCAGACTGGGTTTATACCAGACACTTCCTCTCCTTATGGTTGGTCTGATCTGTCACCTCTCACGGCGCTGCACTGGAACAGCAGCGCCAGTCTAGAGATCCAGATGCAGAACAGCCCATTTATTTATAGACAAAGGCTTTGATGCTTTTGATGATCTGGAGGGATTGATTACTACACTTCAAATGTGATTGAATcacattgaattaaaaataaactatacaGCTGAGACGGATAGTCTATCAATcggttttcaaacttttacatCTTTCACCAACCAATTATAACTAGTAactattaacaaaaataaaaacatgtgcaCCATTAAATTCCAAACCACAGTTTGGAAATTTATTGGAGCCCTGGAGACATGTTGAAATCCTGGAACATTGGCCAAGCAAGTTGGATTTTTAAGAGGATagtgatttaaaacaagatcaAAGAAGTAATGAAATCTTCCTCATTGTTTAATTCCACTTTGAAGATCAGGCAATTTTGTACAGTaatattttccagaaataaaattacatagaAGAAAATGTGTCCCTCTTTCCCccttaattttaaaatctaaaaatcaaaatacaatGGTGGTCCTCAAAGTAGTAGACATATCCCTTATTTTTAAGAGGTCATGTAACATTATTGGCACTGaacaagttttgtttaattggaCTGcctacatttttttccatttagtaAAATGCTATTTTACATGTCTTACATTTCTGACATAGGAGTTATTCAAGCACAAAGTACAAAGTAAAGTAGATGATCTACTAAAGGATGATGTATCTCTCAGAtctttgttgtatattttttgtcttgaCAATTAATCATCCTTTGTTAATTTGCTAATTTTAAAGCAAGCATTACACAACATGTTAATgaatatttctttgaaaattaaataacagtCTAGGGCCCACCTTCCCACATAACTACAATTGTTGAAGTGCAGTGGGAAGATTATgcaataatctgaaaatgtaatgaCAAATTATGGACTTGGTGCATTATTTTACTAGATCAGTGTTTTGAAATTCCTGTCTGAACTTCAGAGCTCTCAAACGAAAGTGTTATCCTTGCTGGTATTTAGACATCTCTGTCATTGcacttttatgtcttttataCATTTCAAATAGTCTTGGCTAGCTACATATAATCACGTTGTGATTATACTATATGTAGTCAGATATAGTGACTACATATAGTCACATACATATACACTACATATAGTATACATACAGTGCATATGTACAGAGTACATATACACTGCCCGAGTACATATCTAGCTAGATAAGTACATATATTTTATACCGAGTACATATACATATACTGTGTACATATACTCTGTATATATGTACTCGGGCGAACTGTGCGCATGAGTATTAACTAGAACAAGAGGTTTTTTgtacctgaaaaaaaaaaatgcattagcATTTACATATGTGACTACTACTAATAGTAGTCACAACGTGACTTTATGTAGCTAGATAGCTAGCGAACAATTATTAAAAGGTATCCACACAAGGTTTGTTTCTCTTaagtgaagatatttttttataaattgatCTATTTGGTAACTTGTATACAACAGATTTGTATCCATGGATAGACAATGATACAAATCTATCCACGATCGAGCAAGGATAGATTTTTATGACCGCGTACGCGTACTCGGTGTCGCACAGTAAACTACCCGGTGGAAACAGTGTTCACATCGAACTAATTTTCATGTGACACCGGGCTAATAAGGTTGATAATTAGGGTAATAtgagttcattttgtttcaaagttgaCATCAACATAACAGTCAACATAAAGTTGTCACGTGACGTGAATTTTAGGTACTCAGTAAGCTCGAGAATGAAGACCCAACCGTCCGCAGACAGTACGCCCGAGTATGTTGGGGCCTTGAGAATGAGTGTTAACTAGGTTTTGTacctgaaaaaaaatgcatgagcAGCTCAGACATTAATCTTAATGCGACACTCAAAGATTAAGTACACAGCTCTACATCTTAtcaaccaaagaaaaacacttcTCTTCCAAAGTCATAAATACTTACAAAGGACTAAAATTTTCCAGCGTACAAAGCACATAAAGTACGTTCCGAATGTttgagtaatttattttctactgCCTAAATTCTTGTTGACATGGTTACCACAGAAATTTATGACAAAGACAGTTTGTTGCTAAGAGCGCTCACTCCGTCATGTTTCTACAAATAGAATATGACAAAGATATAACTGATCAGATTTAAaggccaattttttttttaatcatagcCAACTATAAACTTATTTTCACAATGTACTAATGCATAGTATTTGACCATATAGCATCCCAccactgtgggacaataaagaatatttctatttattaagATCTATTAAAAttccaaaaaaagaagaaaaaaataatttcaactgATGGTCAAACTAAAACCAATTATTAGCAGATATTTAAATTGACGATCAGCTTAAAACATCTtattgtaattacattttgacatatttataattatttataacaAGAGGAGACAAAGACTTTTTACAT comes from the Gambusia affinis linkage group LG07, SWU_Gaff_1.0, whole genome shotgun sequence genome and includes:
- the gpd1b gene encoding glycerol-3-phosphate dehydrogenase 1b yields the protein MAAPKKVCVIGSGNWGSAIAKIVGANTAKYDKFDSTVNMWVFEEVVNGRKLSEIINTDHENVKYLPGHKLPHNVVAVPDLAETVKGADILIFVVPHQFIGRVCDTIKDHIKKDSIGMSLIKGVDAGPEGLKLISEVIREKLGITMTVLMGANLANEVADEKFCETTIGCKDKEYGPLLKELMQTNNFRVTVVEEADVVEICGALKNIVAVGAGFCDGLGFGDNTKAAVIRLGLMEMIAFAKVFCSNCPVKPAIFLESCGVADLITTCYGGRNRKIGEAFAKTGKSLEQLEVELLNGQKPQGPGTAIEVNVILKQKNMVDRFPLFTAVYEICFNGQPVTEFITCLQNHPEHM